In a single window of the Dysgonomonas mossii genome:
- a CDS encoding beta-glucosidase: MIKKYILTGFCLIIATFELLGQPPKQIVVDGKTFPDLNNDGKLQPYEDTRLPNNKRISDLMTRLTLDDKINLVLGTGMKGFEGLIKDMVVGGTEYLVPGAAGTTYPLDKYGIPAIVMTDGPAGVRISPNRKNTDQTFYATGFPVGTLLACTWDTKLIEQVGRAIGNEVLEYGSDIQLAPAINIMRNPLCGRNYEYYSEDPLLTGKIAAAMINGIQENGSGTSVKHFAANNSEKNRMDLNVNVSQRALREIYLRGFEIAVKESNPATIMSSYNKINGIYTSADYDLLTTILRDEWGYKGVVITDWFGGYSNGLEALMGKGKEHNTSLQLKAGNDLLMPGIPSQKEDILNDLKSGALTEADLDICVKRILDMILSSNKIRNYQFSNKPDLKKHAELTRQAATEGMVLLENKENALPLAPSTKNLAVFGSLSYNLIAGGTGSGDVNKAYIVSLKEGLKNAGYSTDQKLDQFYTPFVNAEAAKVKEALKANPLMLVPLMPQPKLKESMIKESASKNDVAIITIGRSSGELDDRKIEADFKLTQEELNLIDNVSSIFHAQGKKVIVVLNNGGAIEVTSWKDKVDAILMAWLPGQEAGNSVADILSGKENPSGKLSMTFPVRYEDVSSAENFQGLPADKPTEVMYKEGVYVGYRYFNTFNVKPAYEFGYGLSYTTFEYTDMRISDKMFDNELYVSVNVKNTGKVAGKEIVQLYLSSPTNVIDKPAKELKAFAKTRLLKPGEEQTVTLRLTLRDLASFNQGKSAWVADKGSYQIEVAASALDTKVKESFMLPETKIVEKVNNVLNNKASFVDLKP, from the coding sequence ATGATAAAAAAATATATTTTAACAGGTTTTTGTTTAATTATCGCAACTTTTGAATTATTAGGCCAACCGCCTAAACAAATTGTTGTAGATGGAAAAACATTCCCAGACTTAAATAATGACGGAAAACTACAACCGTATGAAGATACTCGTTTGCCCAACAACAAACGAATTTCAGACTTAATGACTCGCCTGACACTAGACGATAAAATAAATCTAGTGTTGGGAACAGGCATGAAAGGCTTCGAGGGGTTGATAAAAGACATGGTAGTAGGAGGAACGGAATACCTAGTCCCGGGTGCTGCCGGCACAACTTATCCTCTTGACAAATATGGTATCCCGGCTATTGTGATGACAGACGGGCCGGCAGGTGTCCGCATCAGCCCAAACAGAAAAAACACAGATCAAACATTTTATGCAACCGGCTTCCCAGTGGGCACTCTATTAGCTTGCACTTGGGATACAAAGTTGATAGAACAAGTAGGGCGAGCAATAGGAAACGAAGTATTGGAATACGGATCTGATATACAACTTGCTCCGGCCATCAACATTATGCGAAACCCACTCTGTGGACGAAATTATGAATACTACTCGGAAGACCCTTTATTGACAGGAAAAATTGCGGCAGCAATGATAAACGGTATACAGGAGAACGGCTCGGGAACATCGGTAAAACACTTTGCGGCAAACAACAGTGAAAAAAACAGGATGGACTTGAATGTCAATGTATCTCAGAGGGCATTAAGAGAGATTTATTTAAGAGGTTTCGAAATCGCAGTTAAAGAATCAAACCCAGCAACCATAATGTCTTCTTATAACAAGATAAACGGAATATATACTTCTGCCGATTATGATTTGCTGACAACAATACTAAGAGACGAATGGGGATACAAAGGTGTAGTTATAACAGACTGGTTTGGTGGATATAGCAACGGACTAGAGGCTCTGATGGGTAAAGGGAAAGAACACAACACATCGCTGCAACTAAAAGCAGGTAATGATTTATTAATGCCGGGTATCCCTTCGCAAAAAGAAGACATACTGAATGATTTAAAATCGGGAGCTCTTACCGAAGCGGATTTGGATATTTGTGTAAAGAGAATATTGGATATGATCTTGTCTTCAAACAAAATAAGAAACTATCAATTTTCAAACAAACCCGACTTGAAAAAACATGCAGAACTCACACGTCAGGCAGCAACCGAAGGCATGGTTTTATTAGAAAATAAAGAGAATGCTCTCCCTCTTGCTCCAAGCACAAAGAATCTGGCTGTTTTCGGAAGCTTATCTTACAATCTCATTGCAGGAGGAACAGGTAGTGGAGATGTAAACAAGGCATATATTGTATCACTAAAAGAGGGACTAAAGAATGCAGGCTATTCAACGGATCAGAAACTAGATCAATTTTATACTCCATTTGTAAATGCTGAGGCAGCCAAAGTAAAAGAAGCGTTAAAAGCGAACCCGTTAATGCTGGTTCCGCTGATGCCTCAACCAAAACTTAAGGAATCGATGATAAAAGAAAGTGCCTCAAAAAATGATGTTGCAATAATTACCATAGGAAGAAGTTCGGGAGAACTGGATGATAGAAAGATTGAAGCTGATTTTAAACTGACACAAGAAGAACTGAACCTAATAGACAATGTATCATCTATATTTCACGCTCAAGGAAAAAAAGTGATAGTGGTTCTCAATAATGGAGGAGCAATAGAAGTTACAAGTTGGAAAGACAAAGTGGACGCAATCTTAATGGCTTGGCTTCCGGGGCAAGAAGCAGGAAACTCTGTAGCAGACATTTTATCAGGGAAAGAAAACCCGTCGGGAAAATTATCAATGACATTTCCTGTAAGATATGAGGATGTTTCTTCTGCCGAGAATTTCCAAGGACTTCCTGCCGACAAACCAACCGAAGTGATGTATAAAGAAGGAGTATATGTAGGATACCGATATTTCAACACCTTCAATGTAAAACCTGCATACGAGTTTGGATATGGTCTGTCTTATACAACATTTGAGTATACTGATATGAGAATAAGCGACAAGATGTTTGACAACGAACTGTATGTAAGCGTTAATGTGAAGAACACAGGAAAAGTGGCAGGAAAAGAAATCGTTCAGTTATATTTATCCTCGCCAACGAATGTTATAGATAAGCCCGCAAAAGAACTTAAGGCTTTTGCCAAGACCCGATTGCTAAAACCGGGAGAAGAACAAACAGTAACTTTACGTTTAACTCTTCGCGACCTAGCTTCTTTTAATCAAGGAAAGAGTGCATGGGTAGCTGACAAAGGTTCTTATCAGATTGAAGTGGCAGCATCAGCACTAGACACAAAGGTTAAAGAGTCATTTATGCTGCCGGAAACAAAAATTGTAGAAAAAGTAAATAATGTACTGAATAACAAGGCTTCTTTTGTCGACTTAAAACCTTAA
- the lipB gene encoding lipoyl(octanoyl) transferase LipB has protein sequence MIYKDLENIEYGHAWKYQQELFAEALSLKEKGEQPENYLLFCEHPHVITIGKHGKHENLLFQENFLKEKGVSLFQIDRGGDITYHGPGQLVGYPIFDLESYDIGLRQYIFNLEEIIIRFLASYNIKAERLEGAAGVWIDTTVPARTRKIAAIGVRSSRFVTMHGFAFNINTDLSYFSLINPCGFVDKGVTSLEKELGHKVDMEEVKSRMKILFEEVFIPK, from the coding sequence ATGATATACAAAGATCTAGAAAATATAGAATACGGGCATGCATGGAAATACCAGCAAGAGTTATTCGCAGAAGCTCTATCCCTTAAGGAGAAAGGGGAACAGCCCGAAAACTACCTCTTGTTTTGCGAGCACCCACATGTTATAACAATTGGCAAACATGGTAAACATGAAAACCTTCTGTTTCAGGAAAATTTTCTAAAAGAAAAAGGAGTATCACTTTTCCAAATAGATCGTGGAGGAGATATTACATATCACGGTCCGGGACAACTTGTAGGTTATCCTATCTTCGATTTGGAATCATACGACATCGGACTGAGGCAATATATCTTTAACCTAGAAGAAATTATAATTCGTTTTTTGGCGTCTTACAATATCAAAGCCGAAAGACTCGAAGGTGCAGCAGGTGTATGGATAGATACAACAGTCCCTGCTCGCACACGAAAGATTGCGGCGATAGGTGTGCGTAGTAGCCGCTTTGTGACAATGCACGGATTTGCATTCAACATAAATACAGATTTATCTTATTTCTCACTTATCAATCCTTGTGGCTTTGTTGACAAAGGCGTAACATCGCTTGAAAAAGAGCTTGGGCATAAGGTAGATATGGAAGAAGTAAAAAGCAGAATGAAAATATTATTTGAAGAGGTATTCATCCCCAAATAA
- a CDS encoding PepSY-associated TM helix domain-containing protein translates to MTFKKIAYQLHLYLGLISGLIFFIVCLTGAIWALKLNGWVDQEKLPEVSQGKHTTVVSPSSVIEVAKKEFKDKTPDYIEYSEDAPIKATFRGQGYNYSLQMDPYTGKVISVKGAEGSSGYDFWDFIGMGHFSLWLPYSIGQPIVGYSTLVFVIVIITGLILWIPKSKKALKYSLWFRWKKKTKMYKKVYDLHNILGFYAAFILLIISLTGMVWALEWWSQGVYKVTSGGRVMPEWRMAQSDTLHVDTPAKDIYLGIDSLFSDLSQKAPTAQAFSIYLPNVEDKASAIMITVFPDKKLYYNVDRYSFDKYSFKQVEVDHPYQGKYENKDFADKLRRMNYDIHIGAIGGTAGRLLVFLSTLFGMSLPLTGLYLYIRKRKKTKEKKSNIAE, encoded by the coding sequence ATGACATTCAAAAAGATAGCTTATCAACTGCATCTTTACCTGGGGCTTATCTCCGGGCTTATTTTTTTTATTGTATGCCTGACGGGAGCTATTTGGGCATTAAAGCTGAATGGATGGGTAGATCAGGAGAAACTGCCCGAAGTATCGCAAGGCAAACATACGACAGTTGTTTCGCCCTCATCGGTAATAGAAGTTGCCAAGAAAGAGTTTAAAGATAAAACGCCTGATTATATAGAGTATTCGGAAGATGCGCCAATTAAAGCAACTTTTCGTGGACAAGGTTATAATTATTCGCTGCAAATGGATCCTTATACTGGTAAAGTGATATCGGTAAAAGGAGCTGAAGGTTCTTCGGGTTACGACTTTTGGGATTTCATTGGGATGGGACACTTTTCACTTTGGCTTCCTTATAGTATAGGGCAACCCATTGTAGGGTATTCTACATTGGTTTTTGTGATTGTAATAATCACAGGACTTATCCTTTGGATTCCGAAAAGTAAAAAAGCCCTTAAATACAGTCTCTGGTTCAGATGGAAGAAGAAAACCAAAATGTATAAGAAAGTGTACGATTTGCACAATATTCTTGGTTTTTATGCCGCTTTTATACTTCTTATCATAAGCCTTACGGGTATGGTGTGGGCACTGGAATGGTGGTCGCAGGGTGTATATAAGGTTACTTCGGGTGGCAGGGTGATGCCTGAATGGAGAATGGCACAATCCGATACGTTGCATGTTGATACTCCGGCTAAAGATATTTATCTGGGAATTGATTCATTGTTTTCGGATCTGTCGCAAAAAGCTCCCACTGCTCAGGCTTTTTCGATATATTTACCCAATGTAGAAGATAAGGCTTCAGCCATTATGATAACCGTATTCCCCGACAAGAAACTGTATTACAATGTAGATAGGTACTCGTTTGATAAATATAGCTTTAAGCAGGTTGAGGTTGATCATCCGTATCAGGGTAAATATGAAAACAAAGATTTTGCGGACAAGCTACGCCGTATGAATTATGATATTCATATCGGAGCCATAGGCGGTACAGCGGGTAGATTATTGGTATTTCTTTCTACTCTATTTGGTATGAGCCTGCCGTTGACAGGATTATATCTTTACATCAGAAAGAGGAAGAAAACGAAGGAGAAAAAGAGTAATATTGCTGAATAA
- a CDS encoding NUDIX hydrolase, producing MKSLYLETFKAQTENIHPGLSVDCVIISFHEQKMKILLNKYKLSKLWMLPGGLVHKEEDVDEAVQRVLLQRTGLTNIKLRQFYLFGKKDRCNIDNNRDLLESYGVSPDDIPNLMSRYATLGYFAFVRYDQVSLSEDDTDLSMWFDIDKIPKLSHDHNEIINRAIKHIRLLIDVIPIGYELLPEEFTIVELRKIYEDILGEELDKRNFRKRMLTSELIVSLDKKRELDPYPQPNLYSFNMKRIEELLDL from the coding sequence ATGAAATCATTGTACTTGGAGACTTTTAAAGCACAGACAGAAAATATACACCCGGGACTATCTGTAGACTGTGTTATTATATCTTTTCATGAGCAAAAAATGAAGATATTGCTCAATAAATATAAATTAAGTAAACTGTGGATGTTGCCGGGAGGTTTAGTCCATAAAGAAGAAGATGTGGATGAAGCTGTACAAAGAGTTTTACTTCAGCGCACCGGTTTGACTAACATAAAATTGAGACAATTCTATTTATTTGGAAAGAAAGATCGCTGTAATATAGATAACAATAGAGATCTGCTGGAAAGTTATGGTGTTAGCCCTGACGATATCCCCAATTTGATGAGCCGATATGCGACGTTGGGCTATTTTGCTTTCGTGCGTTACGATCAGGTATCGTTGAGCGAAGACGATACAGACTTGAGTATGTGGTTTGATATAGATAAAATACCTAAACTCAGCCATGACCATAATGAAATCATAAATCGGGCAATAAAGCATATACGACTGCTTATAGACGTTATTCCTATCGGATATGAATTGCTTCCCGAGGAGTTTACGATAGTAGAGTTGCGAAAGATATATGAAGATATATTGGGAGAGGAACTTGATAAGCGTAATTTTAGAAAACGAATGCTAACTTCTGAATTGATTGTTAGTCTTGATAAAAAGAGAGAATTAGATCCCTATCCTCAGCCAAACTTGTACTCCTTCAATATGAAGAGAATAGAAGAGCTGTTGGATTTATGA
- the ruvC gene encoding crossover junction endodeoxyribonuclease RuvC has translation MQKERIILGIDPGTQVMGYGILRVVNNKPELLAMGVLQLSKYDDHYLKLRRIFERIIGLIDEFLPDELAIEAPFFGKNVQSMLKLGRAQGVAMAAALSRDIPIFEYAPLKIKMSITGNGRAAKEQVAYMLQHFLHIPDNNMPTQMDATDGLAAAVCHYFQTNNPTQEKKFTSWKDFINKNPGKVK, from the coding sequence ATACAAAAAGAACGAATAATATTGGGTATCGACCCCGGCACACAAGTAATGGGATACGGTATCTTGCGTGTAGTGAATAACAAGCCCGAACTATTAGCAATGGGGGTACTACAACTCAGTAAGTATGACGACCATTATCTGAAACTCCGACGGATTTTTGAACGGATAATTGGGCTGATTGATGAATTCCTACCCGATGAACTAGCCATCGAAGCTCCTTTCTTTGGAAAGAATGTACAAAGTATGCTCAAGCTGGGTAGAGCACAGGGAGTAGCCATGGCAGCTGCATTATCGCGGGACATTCCCATTTTTGAATACGCCCCATTGAAAATAAAAATGTCAATTACCGGAAATGGACGTGCAGCTAAAGAACAAGTTGCCTATATGTTACAACATTTCCTCCATATACCCGACAATAATATGCCAACTCAGATGGATGCTACCGATGGTTTAGCCGCTGCAGTTTGCCATTATTTCCAAACAAACAACCCTACACAAGAAAAGAAATTTACAAGTTGGAAAGATTTTATAAATAAAAATCCGGGAAAAGTTAAATAA
- a CDS encoding SDR family NAD(P)-dependent oxidoreductase produces MESLQNKIVFVTGGANGIGRSIVKAFCEEGADVTFCDMDEEAGKRLSEEMKSYKCSFAQLDVSDARALSDLIHTIISQKGNIDIIINNVGVSNFGSILDVSVEDFDKVLNINLRPIFILAKSLAKHRSLNKELNTYGRIINMASTRYLMSEPNSEAYAASKGAIVSLTHALAISLSEYNITVNCISPGWIDTGHYGDLRPEDHKQHPSGRVGKPEDIARTCLFLCDPANDFINGQNIVVDGGMTKKMIYIE; encoded by the coding sequence ATGGAGAGTTTGCAAAACAAGATAGTATTTGTCACAGGCGGAGCCAATGGTATTGGCAGAAGCATAGTAAAAGCTTTTTGCGAAGAAGGAGCAGATGTTACTTTTTGCGATATGGATGAAGAGGCAGGAAAGCGACTAAGCGAAGAGATGAAAAGCTATAAATGCTCATTCGCCCAACTTGATGTTTCCGATGCAAGAGCTTTGAGTGACCTTATTCATACTATTATCTCCCAGAAAGGAAATATAGATATCATTATCAATAATGTAGGAGTTAGCAATTTCGGATCGATACTCGATGTGTCAGTAGAAGACTTCGACAAAGTTCTGAACATCAACCTACGTCCTATATTCATATTAGCCAAATCATTAGCAAAACACCGCTCACTAAATAAAGAATTAAACACCTACGGGCGAATAATCAACATGGCATCTACCCGCTACCTGATGAGCGAACCGAATTCCGAAGCCTATGCGGCATCTAAAGGAGCAATCGTATCGCTTACTCACGCTTTAGCTATTTCCCTTAGTGAATATAATATAACGGTGAACTGTATCAGTCCGGGCTGGATAGACACAGGGCATTATGGCGATTTACGTCCCGAAGACCATAAGCAGCACCCTTCGGGCAGAGTGGGCAAACCCGAAGATATAGCTCGCACTTGCCTGTTCCTTTGCGATCCGGCGAATGATTTTATTAATGGACAAAATATTGTAGTTGACGGAGGTATGACAAAAAAGATGATATATATAGAATAA
- a CDS encoding energy transducer TonB: MPTYPGGESALYSFIEKNLEYPKSVQKQGIEGQVVVQFNIAPNGEVVNVRIKEGLESSCDSAVVRMVKMMPKWIPVNKNRLSDEFTLPVIFKLKSE; the protein is encoded by the coding sequence ATGCCGACATATCCGGGTGGAGAAAGTGCTTTATATTCTTTTATCGAAAAGAACTTGGAATATCCCAAATCTGTTCAAAAACAAGGAATAGAGGGACAGGTCGTTGTACAATTCAATATTGCGCCTAATGGGGAAGTCGTGAATGTGAGAATAAAAGAGGGTTTAGAGTCTTCGTGTGATAGCGCTGTTGTAAGAATGGTAAAAATGATGCCTAAATGGATTCCGGTAAATAAGAATAGGCTCTCGGATGAATTTACTTTACCTGTCATTTTTAAATTAAAGTCAGAATAG
- a CDS encoding DUF4286 family protein, which translates to MIIFNTTFHVEDEVCNDYIRFIKDVYIIKATNSGFLHEPRFARIHAQHEESGTSYSLQFKVKNVDTLNHWYATEGEALQKELTSLFGNKALGFVTLLEEISL; encoded by the coding sequence ATGATCATTTTCAATACTACATTTCATGTAGAAGACGAAGTCTGCAACGATTATATCCGTTTTATCAAAGATGTTTACATAATCAAAGCAACGAATAGCGGTTTCTTACACGAACCTCGTTTCGCACGTATCCACGCACAGCATGAGGAAAGTGGAACCAGCTATTCATTACAGTTCAAGGTGAAGAATGTAGATACGCTCAATCACTGGTATGCTACAGAAGGCGAAGCCCTCCAGAAAGAGCTAACCTCTCTGTTTGGAAATAAGGCTTTGGGGTTTGTTACATTATTGGAAGAAATAAGCTTGTAG